One genomic window of Etheostoma spectabile isolate EspeVRDwgs_2016 chromosome 7, UIUC_Espe_1.0, whole genome shotgun sequence includes the following:
- the aar2 gene encoding protein AAR2 homolog, which yields MANSNSVDMDPDVALRLFEEGATLVLLGVPQGTELGIDCKSWQVGPRFKGVKMIPPGLHFLHYSSVNSPSCGGEIGPKTGLFLTLKPKDILLANWDPKEEDLDFSASQNEEEVNRIRATLQDLDPHLGPYPYEVMRKWVSLTDRLSEELANNLQPLSGRICAFSDVIPELQLRHTKDRAEQPRNDTACQSMKEGLNRLPRMKQREGTELRFSVIPEKKYPAGATPAEITQCSLDLSYALETVLEKNHELQPLNLLGELQFAFVCFLIGNVYEGFEHWKSLLALLCRSEETMRKRKELYLGLIAVLYHQLGEIPPDFFVDIVSQSNFLTSTLQDFFQFSSGPGIDGTLRKRAEKFKAHLTKKFRWDFDADLDDCAPVVVELPESVTVD from the exons ATGGCCAACAGCAACAGTGTAGACATGGATCCAGATGTTGCTCTGAGGCTGTTTGAAGAGGGAGCTACCCTGGTGTTGCTGGGTGTTCCTCAAGGTACGGAGCTGGGGATTGACTGCAAGAGTTGGCAGGTTGGTCCCCGCTTCAAGGGTGTGAAGATGATCCCCCCAGGCCTGCACTTCCTCCACTACAGCTCCGTTAACTCGCCGAGCTGTGGAGGAGAAATTGGTCCAAAGACAGGCCTCTTCCTCACTCTCAAACCCAAAGACATTCTGTTGGCCAACTGGGATCCCAAAGAGGAAGATCTGGACTTCTCAGCCTCCCAAAACGAAGAGGAGGTGAACCGGATCAGGGCCACCTTGCAAGACCTGGATCCTCACCTGGGGCCCTATCCGTACGAGGTGATGAGGAAATGGGTGTCCCTCACTGACCGTCTGAGTGAGGAGCTGGCCAATAACTTACAGCCTCTTTCAGGTCGAATATGTGCCTTTAGTGACGTCATCCCTGAGCTTCAGCTCAGACACACCAAAGACAGGGCAGAGCAGCCGAGGAATGACACAGCCTGTCAGAGCATGAAAGAGGGACTCAACAGGCTCCCCAGGATGAAGCAGAGGGAGGGGACGGAGTTGCGCTTCTCTGTTATCCCAGAGAAGAAATACCCTGCTGGGGCTACACCGGCCGAGATCACCCAGTGCAGCCTGGATCTGAGCTATGCCCTAGAGACTGTGCTGGAGAAGAACCATGAGCTGCAGCCTCTTAACCTGCTAG GTGAGCTGCAGTTTGCCTTTGTGTGTTTCCTGATTGGAAATGTGTACGAGGGCTTTGAGCACTGGAAGAGTCTCCTCGCTCTCCTGTGCCGATCCGAGGAGACAATGCGAAAGCGTAAGGAGCTGTATCTGGGGCTCATCGCCGTGCTTTACCACCAGCTCGGAGAAATCCCACCTGACTTCTTTGTCGACATTGTGTCTCAGAGCAACTTCCTCACTTCCACACTGCAG GACTTTTTCCAGTTTTCCAGTGGGCCCGGTATAGACGGCACACTGCGAAAGAGAGCAGAGAAGTTCAAAGCTCACCTGACTAAGAAGTTTCGCTGGGACTTTGATGCAGACTTGGATGACTGTGCCCCTGTGGTGGTGGAGCTGCCGGAAAGTGTTACAGTGGACTGA
- the prpf6 gene encoding pre-mRNA-processing factor 6 gives MAHAAGKQGPKIVSKSSAGGTGAAGAGGGPPIMPLASPLMGKKKKPFLGMPAPLGYVPGLGRGATGFTTRSDIGPARDANDPVDDRHAPPGKRTVGDQMKKNQDDDDEDLNDTNYDEFNGYAGSLFSSGPYEKDDEEADAIYAALDKRMDERRKERRELREKEEIEKYRMERPKIQQQFSDLKRKLSEVSEEEWLSIPEVGDARNKRQRNPRYEKLTPVPDSFFSKHLQTGENHTTVDPLQGLGGLNTPYPGSMTPGTGELDMRKIGQARNTLMDMRLSQVSDSVSGQTVVDPKGYLTDLNSMIPTHGGDISDIKKARLLLKSVRETNPHHPPAWIASARLEEVTGKLQVARNLIMKGTEMCPKSEDVWLEAARLQPGDTAKAVVAQAVRHLPGSVRIYIRAAELETDIRAKKRVLRKALENVSKSVRLWKTAVELEEPEDARIMLSRAVECCPTSVELWLALARLETYENARRVLNKARENIPTDRHIWITAAKLEEANSNTQMVDKIIDRAITSLRANGVEINREQWIQDAEECDKAGSVATCQAVIRAVIGIGIEEEDRKHTWMEDADSCVAHGALECARAIYAHALQVFPSKKSVWLRAAYFEKNNGTRESLEALLQRAVAHCPKAEVLWLMGAKSKWLAEDVPAARSILALAFQANPNSEEIWLAAVKLESENNEYERARRLLAKARSSAPTARVFMKSVKLEWVLGNIDASQELCTEALKHYEDFPKLWMMRGQIEEQCENMDKAREAYNQGLKKCPHSGGLWLLLSRLEERVGQLTRARAILEKARLKNPQGPDLWLESVRLEFRAGLKNIANTLMAKALQECPNSGILWAEAVFLEARPQRKTKSVDALKKCEHDPHVLLAVAKLFWSERKITKAREWFLRTVKIEPDLGDAWALFYKFELQHGTEEQQEEVRKRCENAEPRHGELWCAESKHVLNWQKKTGEILAEVASKIKNTF, from the exons ATGGCGCACGCTGCAGGAAAACAAGGACCTAAAATTGTCTCCAAATCATCTGCGGGAGGCACCGGGGCGGCGGGGGCTGGTGGTGGGCCCCCGATAATGCCCCTCGCCTCTCCGCTCATGGGGAAAAAGAAGAAGCCGTTTCTGGGGATGCCCGCTCCGCTGGGCTACGTCCCCGGTCTGGGTAGAGG TGCAACTGGTTTCACCACCCGATCTGATATTGGTCCTGCTCGTGATGCCAACGATCCAGTGGATGACCGACATGCACCTCCAGGGAAGAGGACAGTTGGGGATCAAATGAAAAAGAaccaggatgatgatgatgaagatctGAATGACACAAACTACGATGAG TTTAATGGATATGCCGGTAGCTTGTTCTCGAGTGGTCCCTATGAGAAGGATGATGAAGAAGCAGATGCCATTTATGCAGCACTGGACAAGAGGATGGACGAAAGACGCAAAGAAAGAAG GGAGctgagagagaaggaagaaatCGAGAAATACCGTATGGAGCGACCCAaaatccagcagcagttttcagatctAAAG aGGAAATTGTCAGAGGTGTCAGAGGAGGAGTGGCTGAGCATCCCTGAGGTGGGAGATGCCAGGAATAAGCGCCAGAGAAATCCCCGCTATGAGAAACTCACCCCTGTTCCCGACAGCTTCTTCTCCAAACACCTGCAGACTGGAGAGAACCACACTACTGTTGACCCTCTGCAAGGG CTGGGAGGTCTGAACACACCTTACCCAGGAAGCATGACACCAGGGACAGGAGAGCTGGATATGAGGAAAATCGGTCAGGCCAGGAACACACTTATGGATATGAGACTCAGCCAG GTGTCTGACTCGGTGAGCGGACAGACAGTGGTGGATCCTAAAGGTTACCTGACAGATCTCAACTCCATGATCCCCACACATGGAGGAGACATCAG TGACATCAAGAAAGCCCGTCTACTTCTAAAATCTGTGAGGGAGACCAATCCCCATCACCCGCCTGCCTGGATTGCTTCTGCCAGGCTGGAGGAGGTGACTGGAAAACTGCAGGTGGCCCGGAACCTGATCATGAAAGGCACAGAGATGTGTCCTAAG AGTGAGGATGTGTGGCTGGAGGCAGCCAGGCTCCAGCCCGGAGACACAGCCAAAGCCGTGGTAGCCCAAGCTGTCCGCCACCTGCCTGGGTCCGTCCGCATCTACATCAGAGCTGCAGAGCTGGAGACAGACATCAGGGCCAAGAAACGAGTCCTCAGGAAGG CCCTCGAGAATGTGTCCAAGTCAGTTCGACTGTGGAAGACAGCTGTTGAGCTGGAGGAGCCAGAGGATGCCAGGATCATGCTTAGCAGAGCTGTGGAGTGTTGCCCTACAAGTGTGGAG CTGTGGTTGGCACTAGCCCGGTTAGAGACATACGAGAACGCACGTCGTGTACTGAACAAAGCTCGAGAGAACATCCCTACTGATCGCCACATCTGGATCACTGCTGCTAAGTTGGAGGAGGCCAACAGCAACACTCAGATGGTGGACAAGATCATTGACAGAGCCATCACGTCGCTGCGCGCCAACGGCGTGGAGATCAACAGAGAGCAGTGGATACAG GATGCAGAGGAGTGTGACAAGGCAGGCAGTGTAGCTACCTGCCAGGCCGTGATAAGGGCTGTCATAGGGATTGGTATTGAGGAGGAGGACCGCAAACACACCTGGATGGAGGATGCAGATAGT tGTGTGGCCCATGGGGCTCTGGAGTGTGCCAGGGCCATCTATGCCCATGCTCTGCAGGTGTTCCCCAGTAAAAAAAGTGTCTGGCTTAGAGCTGCTTACTTTGAGAAGAATAACGGCACCAG GGAGTCATTGGAGGCCCTGCTCCAACGGGCCGTAGCTCACTGTCCCAAAGCAGAGGTCCTGTGGCTGATGGGGGCCAAGTCCAAGTGGCTGGCTGAGGATGTGCCTGCAGCCAGAAGTATTCTTGCTCTGGCCTTccag GCTAACCCGAACAGTGAAGAGATCTGGCTGGCTGCTGTGAAGTTGGAGTCTGAGAATAACGAGTATGAAAGAGCCCGCCGACTGCTGGCCAAGGCCCGCAGCAGTGCCCCAACCGCCAGG GTATTTATGAAGTCAGTCAAGTTGGAGTGGGTGTTGGGGAACATAGATGCTTCCCAGGAGTTGTGCACCGAGGCCCTGAAACACTACGAGGACTTCCCCAAACTTTGGATGATGAGAGGCCAGATAGAAGAGCAGTGTGAAAACATGGATAAGGCCAGAGAGGCGTACAACCAAGGG TTGAAAAAGTGTCCCCACTCGGGCGGCCTGTGGTTGCTGCTGTCTCGTCTTGAAGAGAGAGTGGGACAGCTGACCAGAGCCAGAGCAATCCTGGAAAAGGCCAGACTCAAGAATCCCCAGGGTCCCGACCTATG GTTGGAATCGGTCAGACTGGAGTTCCGGGCTGGACTAAAGAACATCGCCAACACACTGATGGCCAAAGCCCTGCAGGAATGCCCCAATTCAG GTATCCTGTGGGCTGAGGCAGTGTTTTTGGAGGCAAGGCCCCAGAGGAAGACTAAGAGTGTGGATGCTTTGAAGAAGTGTGAACATGATCCCCATGTCTTGCTTGCTGTAGCCAA GTTGTTCTGGAGTGAGCGAAAGATCACCAAAGCCAGAGAGTGGTTTCTGAGGACAGTAAAGATTGAGCCAGACCTGGGAGATGCTTGGGCTCTCTTCTACAAGTTTGAGTTGCAGCATGGCACAGAG GAACAGCAAGAAGAGGTGCGAAAGCGCTGTGAGAATGCGGAGCCCCGCCATGGAGAACTATGGTGTGCCGAGTCCAAACACGTCCTGAACTGGCAGAAGAAGACAGGAGAGATCTTAGCAGAGGTAGCCAGCAAGATCAAGAACACGTTCTGA